From a region of the Dehalococcoidales bacterium genome:
- a CDS encoding type Z 30S ribosomal protein S14: MAKKSMVIKANRLPKFKSRGYSRCMKCGRPRAYIRDFGLCRICFREMASRGLIPGVKKASW, from the coding sequence ATGGCTAAGAAATCAATGGTAATTAAGGCTAACAGGCTTCCTAAATTTAAATCCCGCGGGTATTCCCGCTGCATGAAATGCGGTCGACCCAGGGCTTATATAAGGGATTTTGGCCTTTGTAGAATATGTTTTAGGGAAATGGCATCCAGGGGATTGATTCCTGGTGTAAAGAAAGCAAGCTGGTAG